The genomic region CAACTTCACCCGTAACGGCCTGTTTTCCTTGAGTTTCTCAAGGAGTTCATTTTCCGAAATAATCGCAGTCGCTCCGGAGCGTAAAATATCAAATTGTTCTTGTGGTGACTTCATAAACGGAATCGGCTTATCATGAGTCTTGGCAAGTGACAATCACATTTATGACTTTTGATCAATTACAGGTAACATTCGCCCATCATTGGCTCATGAGCATGCGCGGAGGGGAAAAAACCCTTGAGGCGATGGCCGGGCTTTTCCCGGATGCTCCCATTCATGCCATCGCTGGGATTTCAGCTAATCTCTCCGAGGGATTAAAGAAACATGCCATTGAATATTCCCTCATCCAGAAGCTGCCCGGTTCCCCCCGTTTTTTTAGAGCTTACCTCCCGTTTTTTCCTACAGCAATCGGACGGATGAGTTTGCCAGCCAGCGATTTGCTCATTTCCAGTGATGCCAATCTGATTAAAGGTGTCAAGAAACCTGCGGGCAGTTTCCACCTTTGTTACTGCTATAGTCCCCCCCGATATTTATGGATGATGCAGGATATTTATCTGGCTTCCCTGCCCATTATTTACCGTTCATTCGCGAAGAGGATTTTTTCCCGTCTTCGGGAGTATGATTTTAAGGCCGCCCAGACCCCTGATTCATTTGTCGCTATCTCAAATGCTGTATCCCGTCGCATTGAAGAGTATTATCAGAGGCCTACCGATGCGGTTATCCATCCACCGGTGGATATTCATGAGTGCCATGCTCATGCAAAACGGGAATCATTTTATCTGGTC from Verrucomicrobiota bacterium harbors:
- a CDS encoding glycosyltransferase, which encodes MTFDQLQVTFAHHWLMSMRGGEKTLEAMAGLFPDAPIHAIAGISANLSEGLKKHAIEYSLIQKLPGSPRFFRAYLPFFPTAIGRMSLPASDLLISSDANLIKGVKKPAGSFHLCYCYSPPRYLWMMQDIYLASLPIIYRSFAKRIFSRLREYDFKAAQTPDSFVAISNAVSRRIEEYYQRPTDAVIHPPVDIHECHAHAKRESFYLVVSELTPYKRVDIAVKACSELKKSLVVIGQGGELNRLKKMAGPLVTFMGWQKNHTVRALMARAKAFLFPGEEDFGIAPVEAMASGAPVIAFGRGGILDTVIDGKTGILFSHQSSESMVSAIEKFEKMAGEFSPELLRSHTKQFARSEFQKKLRHFIKNRLNLSD